One window from the genome of Aquabacterium sp. A3 encodes:
- a CDS encoding YraN family protein, with protein MALGYCWPPATCWAAWSSILASKVTTKSLGDKGEERALAYLLDRGWAVLERNYRVARGPGRRGAEIDLIMREPDGTVVFVEVRQRRTAAHGGAAASVSHAKQRACVWGAQHYLQRWATWPPCRFDVIAIDGDHLQWLPAAFDASAAS; from the coding sequence GTGGCTTTGGGATACTGTTGGCCGCCGGCCACCTGCTGGGCCGCGTGGAGCAGCATCTTGGCATCAAAGGTCACAACAAAATCCCTGGGAGACAAAGGTGAAGAACGCGCTTTGGCCTACCTGCTTGACAGGGGCTGGGCCGTGCTGGAACGCAATTATCGGGTGGCCCGCGGGCCAGGACGGCGTGGCGCGGAAATCGACCTGATCATGCGCGAGCCCGATGGCACGGTGGTGTTCGTGGAGGTGCGGCAGCGGCGCACGGCAGCGCATGGCGGGGCAGCCGCCTCGGTGTCGCATGCGAAGCAACGCGCTTGCGTGTGGGGCGCACAACACTATCTGCAACGGTGGGCAACGTGGCCACCGTGTCGCTTTGATGTGATCGCCATCGACGGCGACCACCTGCAGTGGCTGCCTGCGGCCTTCGATGCCTCGGCTGCGAGCTGA